A genome region from Littorina saxatilis isolate snail1 linkage group LG16, US_GU_Lsax_2.0, whole genome shotgun sequence includes the following:
- the LOC138949644 gene encoding zinc finger protein 436-like: MPTVQSLDGKAAVNTATMTTVQSLDGKAAVNTATMTTVQSLDGKAAVNTATMPTVQSLDGKAAVNTATMPTVQSLGGKAAVNGHSDSGTWLKLEIQTPEIQTAVNNCSHTWLKQEIQTLETQTAVNTHSDTWLKREIQTPEKQTAVDTHSGTWLKQEIQTSETQTAVDTHSDTWLKQEIQTPEPQTAVDTHSNIWLNQEIQTPEPQTAVDTHSDIWLNQEIQTPKTQIAMNTHCDTWLKRGRWITETQSMGRLELNERRETDPVPMSGTTFPCSGHKNQQVVITPYTGQKKHACNECGARFLRSGDLKRHMSTHTRENKYECTECVASFKLSSYLKKHMLTHTVEKRHECNECGAMFLRSGHLKQHMLTHTGEKKHACNECSTTFSQSGHLKTHMLTHTREKKHACNECSAMFVRSSSLKQHMLTHTGEKKHACNECGARFFQSGNLKQHMLTHTGEKNHACNECSARFFQSGSLKQHMLTHRGEKKHACNECSAMFLRSGSLKQHMLTHTREKKHACIDCRARFLRSSYLKQHMLTHTGEKNHACNECGARFLRSGNLKQHMSTHTEEKKYECTECDASFKLSGNLKQHMSTHTEEKKYECTECDASFKLSGSLKRHMLIHTGEKKHACNECGARFLRSGDLKQHMSTHTGE; encoded by the coding sequence ATGCCTACAGTGCAGTCATTGGACGGAAAAGCTGCAGTCAACACAGCTACCATGACTACAGTGCAGTCATTGGACGGAAAAGCTGCAGTCAACACAGCTACCATGACTACGGTGCAGTCATTGGACGGAAAAGCTGCAGTCAACACAGCTACCATGCCTACAGTGCAGTCATTGGACGGAAAAGCTGCAGTCAACACAGCTACGATGCCTACAGTGCAGTCATTGGGTGGAAAAGCTGCAGTGAATGGGCACAGCGATAGTGGTACCTGGCTGAAACTAGAGATTCAGACACCAGAAATACAAACTGCAGTCAACAATTGCAGTCATACTTGGCTGAAACAAGAAATACAGACActagaaacacagactgcagtcaacactcacagtgatacctggctgaaacgagagatacagacaccagaaaaaCAGACTGCAGTCGACACTCATAGTggtacctggctgaaacaagagatacagacatccgaaacacagactgcagtcgacACTCATAGTGATACCTGGCtaaaacaagagatacagacaccagaaccACAGACTGCAGTCGACACTCATAGCAATATCTGGCTAAaccaagagatacagacaccagaaccACAGACTGCAGTCGACACTCATAGCGATATCTGGCTAAatcaagagatacagacaccgaAAACACAGATTGCAATGAACACTCattgtgatacctggctgaaacgaGGGAGGTGGATAACAGAAACTCAAAGCATGGGTAGATTAGAACTAAATGAGAGACGTGAAACAGATCCAGTTCCAATGTCTGGCACCACATTCCCGTGTTCAGGTCACAAGAATCAGCAGGTTGTGATTACACCATATACAGGgcagaaaaagcatgcatgcaatgagtgtggtgccaggtttttacggtctggtgatttgaagcgacacatgtcaACACATACGAGAGAGAACAAGTATGAGTGTACTGAGTGTGTTGCTAGTTTCAAACTGTCTTCTTAtttgaagaaacacatgttaacacatacagtgGAGAAAAGGCATGAATGCAATGAGTGTGGCGCCATGTTTTTACGGTCTGGccatttgaagcaacacatgttaacacatacaggggagaaaaagcatgcGTGCAATGAGTGTAGTACCACGTTCTCTCAGTCTGGTCATTTGAAGacacacatgttaacacatacacgggagaaaaagcatgcatgcaatgagtgtagTGCCATGTTTGTACGGTCTAGTagtttgaagcaacacatgttaacacatacgggggagaaaaagcatgcatgcaatgagtgtggtgccaGGTTTTTCCAGTCTGgtaatttgaagcaacacatgttaacacatacaggagagaaaaatcatgcatgcaatgagtgtagTGCCAGGTTTTTCCAGTCTGGTTCTTTGaaacaacacatgttaacacatagaggggagaaaaagcatgcatgcaatgagtgtagTGCCATGTTTTTACGCTCTGGttctttgaagcaacacatgttaacacatacaagggagaaaaaacatgcatgcaTTGATTGTAGAGCTAGGTTTTTACGGTCTTcttatttgaagcaacacatgttaacacatacaggagagaaaaaccatgcatgcaatgagtgtggtgctaggtttttacggtctggtaatttgaagcaacacatgtcaaCACATACGGAAGAGAAAAAGTATGAGTGtactgagtgtgatgctagTTTCAAACTGTCTGGTAATTTGAAACAACACATGTCAACACATACGGAAGAGAAAAAGTATGAGTGtactgagtgtgatgctagTTTCAAACTGTCTGGTTCTTTGAAACGACACATGTTAAtacatacaggggagaaaaagcatgcatgcaatgagtgtggtgctaggtttttacggtctggtgatttgaagcaacacatgtcaaCACATACGGGAGAGTAA